The genomic region TACGTTCCGACCGGGCGCGACAACATGAGGCTTGATCGCAGTCTCATCACAATCAGAGGGACCGCGAGAGGAAGAATTGTCCACCCGCAGACTGTCGTAGTCACTGTTGATCATCCCGACTGAAAACACAGTGTATTCACTCAGGACCCTGATGGCGGGATTGGCCAGGGAACGAAAAGTCGGGCCCTTGTTACCGGCGGCGTAGACTACCACCACACCGAGAGCTTCGAGGTTGCTGATAAAGCCGTCGAAAATATCCATACAGCCGGCGTAGTTCTTCGTATAGCCCCACGAATTCGAGAGCACATCCGGCACATCCTCGGAGGTATTGGGATCACCATCCGGATCCGCTCCCCACTGTAAAGCATCGAGAATAAAATTCTGGTCTTTAATGTCAGTTACCCCGGCCGCGATCCATTCCGCACCAAAAGCCGCCCCGATTGTATCCCCGGTAGCGTCATCCTTGCCGACTACCGCGCCCAGAACCGCCGTCCCGTGAGACCTGATTGAAGAAGAGCTGATATAAGAGGTATCGAAGATATGCGGAAAAGTGTCATTGAGTACAGGATTGAACCAGCATTGCTGGTGAGGATAGCGGTTGCCTCGATAATTCGAGAGCAGGGCCGGATGATCACCTTCGACCCCGGTGTCGAACGATGCCAGAAGTGTACCCTCACCGGTGTAACCGAGCTTCCAGAGGCTGTCAGCACCGATAACACGCAGGTTTTCACCAGCACCAGTGGCTTTTTTCGATATCGGCTGGAAATCCTCGACCGGTTCAATGATCGAAACCGGCAGGTCGGGATATATCTTTTCTATTTCGCCAAACTCGGCCAGTTCGTCCACGAGGTCGCTTCTGACTTCGGCCCGGATTACGTTGTCGAGCCAGTAGGATTTGACAAAACGGACACCATCGCCCTGACTGTGACCATTCAGGTAATCCAACAGACGGGCCTGTGACTGTCGGGCGTGCTGTTTGAGCGATGTCACTGCCAGGCTGTGGGCGGCCTGACGAGTATAGCTTGCAAGCGAGAGGCGGTTTTCGAGCTCGTTTTTGCTGAGGCGGTCGGAGAGACGGATGATCACCTTGACATAATCCTGTCCGCTTGAAATCTTATCCGTGACCAGGCTGTGGACTTCAGCCGCCTGTGAGTAGGCAACTCCGAAGGCCGTTATGCAAATTGATAGAATAAATGAAATCAGGATGGTATTTTTCATCTTCTCTCCCATGCGGAATTGTCGCGCTTACATATATTATACAGATAAAAAGCCGAAAACGTTGTATTTTAGACGGCCCTTAACCGCACCGCCGTACCCGAAGCACTCACCATCAGCATTCCCTCGCGGATGACTTCGTAATCCAGATCTATCCCGATGACAGCTTCAGCTCCCATACCGGAAGCGTTGGCCTGCATTTCCTGAAGAGCTATTGACCGTGCGCGGTTGAGTTCTTTTTCGTAACTTGCCGAGCGTCCCCCGACGACATCGCGAATCGAGGCGAACACGTCCTTAAAGACGTTAGCGCCCATAATTGCTTCGCCGGTAACGATTCCGAGGTAATCGACGACTTTGTAACCGTCAACGGTGTTAGTGGTGGTCATAATCATGGCAGTCTCCTTTACTGGCAGTTGCAGTCATTTAAGATAACAGTTTGGAACAGATTTTCAATTAATTTATTGCAAATCTGATGCATCATTTTACGCGTTTCAACAGAAAAATAGATATTAAAAAACGCCGCCTGCTTAAAACAGGCGGCGTATGTATAAGTGCGGCAGAATGCCTACTTGTTCATGACCTGGTCGAGACCGATCTTGACTCCGGAACGGATTACAAACAGAGAACCGGTTTCATCACCGTAGACATAACCGAGCTCATCGGTTAAGTCGTAGTACCAGCCCTCGCTGTACCATTCGATCCCGGTCGAGACCTTGTAATTGAGACCCAGGCCGATTTCGGCCAGCTTGTACTCCAGGTCGGAGTAGTTGTGCATATCGCCGAAGGTATAATCGAGATGTTCGATCGCCTCATCAGGGGTGGGCATATTGACCGGTTCCAGGGCGGCATCGCTCTGGGTGTAGTTGCCCTGGAGTGAGAGGCTGAGCAGGGGGGTCGGCATAAACGTCACACTGCCGTACAGGCTGTGTGATTTGCTCTCGTAATCGCTCATGGCGTAAAGCGATCCGTAATGTTCTATTCCACCAGTCCCACCGGGACTGTTAAATATATGACCCGCTCATCCATCGAACATCGCCACAGTGATCGGCCCGCGTGATTTATGCATACTGTATGTGTATCCCATCGTTACGAGCCACTGATTCTGAGGCATGATATTGAGATTGAGGTTGGGTTGAAGCGATGAATGCTCCACATCCAGGCTGTCGAGATCATCGTTTTTATCATAGGTGAACTTCAAGCCTCCATGCAGGCTGACACCTTTCTGCAAACGGACATCTCCCTTGAAATCGAAGATATGCTTTGTAGTCGGCAGAGAAGTGACATCCTGGTATTTCAGCTCCTCGCGCTGGAAGTAGTACACCAGGCCGTTGTTGGGAAGAGGCAGAAGCTCGTCATGACCGACAGCTTCGAACAATCCCCGATAGCTGGTAAACGGATCCTTGATGGCTTCCAGGCGGTACTTGATGGTAGCTGAATAATCGAGCCCGTGGCGGTAACGCAACTTGGCCTGACCATAATATTTATTGGTCACGGCATCGTTGTCCTTGGTAGGATAGTCATAGCGCTTGGTGTAATCGTAACCGCCCAGGGCCGATACCTTCAACCTGTTCATCGGCCGGTAGATGAACTCCACGCTGGCCTCACCCTCCATCCGATCGAGGGAGGAATAACGGATATAATCGAAATCCTGTCCGCCACCCGTACGGGGCTGGTCGGTCTCCTGGTTGTAACGCCAGAGAGGAAGATCGATTTCGAAATCCTCTGCATCGGTATTGGAAAGGCCGGTTCTGACGATCACGCTCCAGATCGGAGTCAGGGGCATGCTGAAGTTCAGCGTACCTCCCAGCGTAGTCGCCTTGCGATCGTCGACCGGACCGATAAACGAGTTTTCATTTTCATAGCTGTTTTTGGTCTGGAAATAACTGGCAGAACCGCTCAACCTGTACTTTGGAGAACGGGTGTAAAAGCGCAGGGTATTTCCGATTTTCTGGACATCCGGGTAGACCGAGAAATCGACCTGGGTGCTGTCGAAGATCACCCGTGAACCAAACTCGTCGATTTTATCGCCTTTGACCGGATGCTTGGCCTCATCGTAAAAGACCGAGGGTGATTCGGCATTGGAGCTGAACTGGCTGAACACAAAATCATAGCTCAGCCCGACCGGGCCCGGTTCTGCCGAGAGGCCGATATTGAACTGGTTGACCGAACGATCGATCTCAACCGATTTCGAGGTCAGGTGACAGCTGAAGCAATGCGTCGAAGAGACCTTCTGCTCATCGCCTTTGTCCATCCAGAAACGATGTCCGGCATTGATACGCACGTTGTTCTTCTCTGAGATCAGAGCCGACACCTGGGTGGTGATCCGATGACGATCATAATTGTAGTCGACTCCCGGGCTGAGGTCCTCATGAGTCATCATCTTTCCGCCCATACTGCCGTCAGCCAGTTCCTCGCGTGCATTGATATTGTCGAGAAAGTCGGTTTGCAACTGGCGCCGGAAGAGCTTGTAGTCAACCTCGATCGAAAGCCTGTTCTGATACTGAAGATCGAACATGGCCCCGGCGTTCTTGTTGTCATAAAAGTACCCGTCGAAGTTCATGAGAAAATCAGAACCCCTTCCAAACAGTTGAAACCGTCCTTCCGGATAAGCGTCGCTGTAAATATGGTTGTATTCCCTGACTTTTTTGGCGTAGTCATTGAAGTCGGAATAGCGTCCGCCCACCCATAAATTGTAGCTGTACTCCGCCTCGGCGTAGACCGAACAGATTCCGATCAGGAGGCTGAAAACGAAGTACAGAGCGAACAGCTTAAGTATCGTTTTGTGCATTTTACCTCCCTATCTTGTCATCTGCCCGCCCTGGCCGGAAATCGACTGTGCCGGCAGGTCGGAGCCGTGAATCTGGGTGTGACACTGTGTACATTTGGTCAACATGCCCTGTTTGAAACCATCATGCGAAGAATCAAAGAAACGTCCCGGCTGTTGCGGGGCTTCCAGGTTCGTGCTGTCGACACCGGGTATGGTGGCATGAAAATGCATCGAATGACAGTTCAGGCAGAGCGCCGGTTCAG from Candidatus Zixiibacteriota bacterium harbors:
- a CDS encoding S8 family serine peptidase → MGEKMKNTILISFILSICITAFGVAYSQAAEVHSLVTDKISSGQDYVKVIIRLSDRLSKNELENRLSLASYTRQAAHSLAVTSLKQHARQSQARLLDYLNGHSQGDGVRFVKSYWLDNVIRAEVRSDLVDELAEFGEIEKIYPDLPVSIIEPVEDFQPISKKATGAGENLRVIGADSLWKLGYTGEGTLLASFDTGVEGDHPALLSNYRGNRYPHQQCWFNPVLNDTFPHIFDTSYISSSSIRSHGTAVLGAVVGKDDATGDTIGAAFGAEWIAAGVTDIKDQNFILDALQWGADPDGDPNTSEDVPDVLSNSWGYTKNYAGCMDIFDGFISNLEALGVVVVYAAGNKGPTFRSLANPAIRVLSEYTVFSVGMINSDYDSLRVDNSSSRGPSDCDETAIKPHVVAPGRNVPLTFPLEVYPDAGGYGTGTGTSFACPHVAAAALLLRQVNPNAPVDSIKKALMYSAIDIEEPGPDSTSGYGVIYLPEAMKLLPANDQPNLYVKSVTGPSINAGDTASIEVELTNSGLGILGVSAVVRARGGDAVVLDSSADYGAIALNDSTSNSGQPYRIAFDDSISAGRMVVFDLVLNGSGGYQDT
- a CDS encoding heavy metal-binding domain-containing protein — its product is MIMTTTNTVDGYKVVDYLGIVTGEAIMGANVFKDVFASIRDVVGGRSASYEKELNRARSIALQEMQANASGMGAEAVIGIDLDYEVIREGMLMVSASGTAVRLRAV